A region from the Leeia speluncae genome encodes:
- a CDS encoding MFS transporter yields MLTKLFKLYPGFLNFWSAQILSTVARQMVVVAMGWQIYDLTHSAMSLGLMGLAQFLPQLTFTLPAGVCADRFNRQRITYTCQFIEAIGVGFIAYGSYNGTLTEGWLYAMACLLGTARAFEFPATQSILPNLVKPDHYAQAMALGSAGREVAVIGGPALGGFLYAVGADWVYGISATCYLVASLSIMQIKGLTQAVAQSRKVTMEVLLGGIAFIKKRPVILGAISLDLFSVLLGGATALLPIFAKDILHTGPWGLGLLRSAPAVGALVMSLYLAKHPLKHHVGLKMFGAVAMFGISTILFGISSWFPLSYVALVLLGASDMVSVVVRTTLVQLETPDEMRGRVSAVNAIFIGTSNELGEFESGLTAHWFGPVAAVVIGGIGTLIVVASWMKLFPALRDRQELKE; encoded by the coding sequence ATGCTAACCAAACTATTTAAGCTATACCCAGGTTTCTTAAACTTCTGGTCTGCCCAAATTTTATCGACGGTCGCCAGACAAATGGTGGTGGTTGCCATGGGATGGCAGATCTATGACCTCACCCACAGCGCAATGAGCCTAGGTTTAATGGGGTTGGCTCAGTTTCTGCCGCAATTAACATTCACATTACCAGCCGGTGTGTGTGCAGATCGCTTTAATCGCCAACGCATCACTTACACCTGTCAATTCATCGAAGCCATTGGGGTGGGGTTTATTGCTTACGGATCATACAACGGGACATTAACAGAAGGCTGGCTTTACGCCATGGCTTGCCTTTTAGGTACAGCCAGAGCATTTGAATTTCCTGCGACCCAATCCATCTTACCGAACCTAGTCAAACCAGATCATTATGCGCAAGCCATGGCACTTGGTAGTGCTGGTCGCGAAGTAGCCGTCATTGGCGGCCCAGCGCTTGGTGGTTTTTTATACGCAGTGGGTGCAGATTGGGTATACGGTATTAGTGCGACCTGTTATTTAGTCGCCTCATTATCCATTATGCAAATTAAAGGGCTGACACAAGCAGTTGCTCAAAGTCGCAAAGTCACCATGGAAGTGCTACTAGGCGGCATCGCCTTTATTAAGAAAAGACCGGTGATTTTAGGAGCAATTTCTTTAGATTTATTCTCTGTTCTTTTGGGCGGCGCCACAGCGCTACTCCCTATTTTTGCGAAAGATATTCTGCATACTGGCCCGTGGGGATTAGGGTTATTACGCTCCGCACCTGCTGTCGGCGCTCTAGTAATGTCTCTTTATCTAGCCAAACACCCACTGAAACACCATGTAGGCCTAAAGATGTTTGGTGCAGTTGCGATGTTTGGTATTAGCACCATCTTATTTGGCATTTCTAGTTGGTTTCCGCTTTCCTATGTAGCCCTTGTACTACTAGGCGCATCAGACATGGTCAGCGTTGTGGTTCGTACTACTTTAGTTCAACTAGAAACCCCAGATGAAATGCGCGGACGGGTAAGTGCGGTGAATGCTATCTTTATTGGCACATCAAATGAACTAGGCGAGTTCGAGTCTGGGCTTACTGCGCATTGGTTTGGCCCAGTTGCCGCAGTGGTTATTGGCGGTATCGGTACGCTGATTGTGGTCGCAAGTTGGATGAAACTCTTCCCTGCGCTAAGAGATAGGCAGGAATTAAAAGAATAA
- a CDS encoding uracil-DNA glycosylase, whose protein sequence is MQVFDEQFLKAMGLWPLWIPKETPAPATDIDQSIPLSSNVTAVVHTSSEERTNTHPPDHEHSYTPPAFTSNTKAAPSATAKAGLAAALAAARGGSKPSNTPAPNTPKAPVTPISETPTLQPAEDLQNLTVSNKPETDNWDKLYQDIRACRACSLCESRTQTVPGVGDETADWLFIGEAPGAEEDKQGEPFVGTAGKLLDNMLLATGLRRGEQVYIANVLKCRPPNNRDPLPEEVNACRPFLKRQIDLIAPKQIVALGKFAANTLLAQETTLSSLRGKVHESHGIPVIVTYHPAYLLRNLPDKAKAWEDLCLAKNTINQPR, encoded by the coding sequence ATGCAAGTGTTTGATGAACAGTTTCTAAAAGCGATGGGGCTTTGGCCACTTTGGATTCCCAAAGAGACGCCAGCCCCAGCGACAGATATTGATCAAAGCATTCCACTTTCAAGCAACGTAACAGCGGTTGTGCACACCTCATCTGAAGAGCGTACAAACACACATCCTCCAGACCATGAGCACTCGTACACACCACCAGCGTTTACATCCAATACGAAAGCAGCGCCATCCGCTACTGCAAAAGCTGGGCTTGCTGCCGCCTTAGCGGCGGCAAGAGGGGGCAGTAAACCTAGTAACACCCCAGCACCTAATACGCCTAAGGCTCCTGTTACGCCAATCTCAGAAACACCAACCCTACAACCGGCGGAAGATTTACAAAACTTAACCGTCAGTAACAAACCTGAAACAGACAATTGGGACAAACTGTATCAGGATATTAGGGCTTGCCGCGCCTGTTCCTTATGCGAGTCTAGAACGCAAACGGTTCCTGGCGTCGGAGATGAAACGGCAGACTGGTTATTTATTGGCGAAGCACCAGGGGCAGAGGAAGACAAACAAGGCGAACCGTTTGTTGGTACTGCAGGTAAATTACTAGACAATATGCTGCTTGCCACAGGCTTAAGACGTGGCGAGCAAGTATATATTGCAAATGTCTTGAAATGCCGTCCACCAAACAATAGAGACCCGCTGCCAGAAGAAGTAAATGCTTGTCGTCCATTTTTAAAACGCCAAATTGATCTCATTGCACCTAAACAAATAGTGGCATTAGGAAAATTTGCAGCAAACACCTTGTTAGCTCAAGAAACAACCTTAAGTAGTCTTAGAGGTAAAGTTCACGAATCTCATGGCATTCCAGTCATCGTGACTTACCACCCTGCCTACCTATTACGAAATCTGCCAGACAAAGCAAAAGCATGGGAAGACCTATGCCTAGCGAAAAACACAATAAACCAACCGCGCTAA
- the rimI gene encoding ribosomal protein S18-alanine N-acetyltransferase, translating into MTAPAVALPLTPKWLDALIELDAAAGDWPWLRTQYEGSFEHHDLVLGWVEHEQLIALAVFQIVLDEASLLNFAVAAEYQSQGYGKQWFTAILKAIENKRCSKVFLELRESNIRAKKLYERMGFQTDGIRKNYYPSHNGREAAICMSLAIESHD; encoded by the coding sequence ATGACAGCACCAGCAGTTGCTTTGCCACTCACACCAAAATGGTTAGACGCGCTAATCGAATTAGATGCAGCAGCTGGTGATTGGCCGTGGCTAAGAACCCAGTACGAAGGTTCATTTGAACACCATGATCTGGTTCTCGGCTGGGTTGAGCACGAGCAATTAATTGCTTTAGCGGTTTTTCAAATTGTTTTAGATGAAGCTAGCTTGTTAAACTTTGCCGTTGCAGCAGAGTATCAATCGCAAGGCTATGGAAAACAGTGGTTTACCGCCATCTTGAAAGCCATTGAAAACAAACGCTGCTCGAAAGTTTTTTTAGAACTTAGAGAAAGTAATATTCGCGCGAAAAAACTCTACGAGCGAATGGGCTTTCAAACAGATGGTATTAGAAAAAATTACTACCCCTCTCACAATGGAAGAGAAGCAGCTATCTGTATGTCGTTAGCCATAGAAAGCCATGATTAA
- the tsaB gene encoding tRNA (adenosine(37)-N6)-threonylcarbamoyltransferase complex dimerization subunit type 1 TsaB, whose amino-acid sequence MKILAIDTSTEQLSLALWLDGNIVERTEPPGEQHSSLILPMIQELMASAAVDPAELDGVAYPVGPGAFTGLRVGCGIAQGLGFALNIPLLGISTLKAMAAAVETDGEILVCLDARMGQVYTGLYQLENATLSNLEADRLANPEEISPPKAGVHLVGNGFFAYQDKFQPQLLSTSTLIQTHQLPHARAFAKIAAKDLEAGLVTDAKESGLVYLRDKVALTTKEREAK is encoded by the coding sequence ATGAAAATACTAGCCATTGATACTTCTACCGAGCAACTATCACTAGCCTTATGGCTAGATGGAAACATTGTAGAAAGAACCGAACCACCTGGTGAACAACACTCATCGCTTATCTTGCCAATGATTCAAGAATTAATGGCAAGTGCTGCGGTCGATCCAGCCGAGTTAGATGGCGTGGCATATCCAGTTGGTCCTGGTGCTTTTACAGGGTTACGCGTTGGATGTGGGATTGCTCAAGGCTTAGGTTTTGCGCTCAATATCCCCTTACTTGGTATTTCAACTTTGAAAGCAATGGCCGCAGCAGTTGAAACCGATGGCGAAATTCTAGTCTGCCTAGATGCCAGAATGGGACAAGTCTATACCGGCTTGTACCAGCTAGAAAATGCTACGCTCTCAAATCTAGAAGCCGATAGACTAGCCAATCCAGAAGAGATTTCCCCACCGAAAGCCGGGGTGCACTTAGTTGGAAATGGCTTTTTTGCCTACCAAGACAAATTTCAGCCGCAGCTACTGTCAACATCGACACTGATTCAAACACATCAGTTACCGCATGCACGCGCATTTGCCAAAATCGCTGCAAAAGACCTTGAAGCAGGGCTTGTAACAGATGCAAAAGAATCTGGTTTGGTTTACTTGCGTGACAAAGTCGCACTTACTACCAAAGAACGTGAAGCAAAATGA
- a CDS encoding DUF1501 domain-containing protein, which translates to MDRRHFLQLSSALAISAGSMGLPAFAKAAPKKSLFLLIELKGGNDGLNTLVPYKDPLYFSARPTISLSADTLLPVSDSLALHHSLSALLPQWDTKQLALLQGVGYPAPNFSHFRSIDIWDTASNSNQYLQEGWLSRFVQTNGKQFNQIADGLIFGTDTLGPFAGKSNALVISKNLKLETLDEQPTMIQPASSSKNDALAHLNAVSAELNQAKYGLRKQDVATNFPNSTFGNDLKLLASYLAGGSEINIARVSLSGFDTHTNQLSRQKRLLQEFAEGITAFSEEMKQQNRWDDTLILTYAEFGRRVKENQSGGTDHGTANVHFALGGRVKGGFYGNTPSLAQLDNGNLVANIDFRQIYATVLSQWWQTSPTKVLGKPFENIPFILS; encoded by the coding sequence ATGGACAGAAGACATTTTCTTCAACTAAGTAGTGCATTAGCAATTTCAGCGGGTTCGATGGGGCTGCCTGCGTTTGCGAAAGCCGCCCCGAAAAAGTCTTTATTCTTGCTGATTGAACTCAAAGGCGGGAATGATGGTTTAAACACCCTCGTCCCCTACAAAGATCCCCTGTATTTTTCAGCCAGACCAACAATCAGCTTATCCGCAGATACGCTGTTACCCGTATCAGATAGTCTAGCGTTACACCATTCCCTTTCTGCTCTTCTACCGCAGTGGGACACCAAACAACTCGCCCTATTACAAGGAGTGGGGTATCCAGCGCCAAATTTCTCTCATTTTAGGTCTATCGATATTTGGGACACGGCATCCAATAGTAATCAATATTTGCAAGAAGGATGGTTAAGTCGATTTGTTCAAACCAACGGGAAACAATTTAACCAAATTGCAGATGGCTTAATTTTTGGCACGGACACCTTAGGACCATTTGCCGGAAAATCTAACGCCTTGGTGATTTCCAAAAACCTTAAGTTAGAAACCTTAGATGAACAACCAACAATGATACAACCGGCGTCATCTTCGAAAAATGATGCCTTAGCACATCTTAATGCCGTCAGTGCCGAGTTAAACCAAGCAAAATATGGTTTGCGTAAACAAGACGTCGCCACCAACTTCCCGAACTCAACCTTTGGTAATGATTTGAAATTACTTGCAAGCTATTTAGCAGGTGGCAGTGAAATCAATATTGCAAGGGTCTCTCTTAGCGGTTTTGATACACACACCAATCAACTCAGCCGACAAAAGCGACTCTTACAAGAGTTTGCCGAAGGGATTACAGCATTTAGCGAAGAGATGAAACAACAGAATAGATGGGATGACACGCTCATCCTTACCTACGCGGAATTTGGCCGCAGGGTCAAAGAAAACCAAAGCGGCGGTACCGATCATGGCACAGCAAACGTACATTTTGCTTTAGGTGGCCGAGTAAAAGGTGGTTTCTATGGCAATACACCTTCGTTAGCCCAACTCGACAACGGAAATCTCGTCGCTAATATCGATTTTAGACAAATTTACGCCACGGTGTTATCGCAATGGTGGCAAACCTCACCAACCAAGGTGCTAGGAAAACCGTTCGAGAACATCCCTTTTATTCTCTCTTAG
- a CDS encoding DUF1800 domain-containing protein: MLSHQRFRTKQKTQLLIGFFLTFKSICVFAAPLGFEDAKHLLSRTGFGSPTYAEIQSIAKLEKETAVDTLLNANQADNFPPPSSDVLAFVSKSDIKDLSEQDKRALAAKVRGNARSLQAWWMERMIETPNPLTENMTLFWHGHFTSGVDKVKEPRLMYAQNELLRKASLGNFAALLHAIAKDPAMLEYLDGARSKKNKPNENFARELLELYTMGEGHYTESDIQNLAKAFTGWTIDRETGEFVENPKQMNRDEKTIFGQQGNWSGDEAIDLILSKPETASWITSRLWQHFISTKLDDKTRNQLAKSFASNYEIKPLVRSILLSPAFWAKDNRGTQIKSPIDLAVSTIRLCPPESVNYEQLVNTTASWGEKLMEPPNVKGWPGGNTWINSNTLTLRNQWLQTYAAGKKDKTHSKVSVKSCLNLLPKDLPLTTAYLSLAESSNQPVITNFADLFSQPAFQLK, translated from the coding sequence ATGCTATCACATCAAAGATTCAGAACTAAGCAAAAAACACAGTTATTGATTGGTTTTTTCCTGACCTTTAAGTCAATTTGTGTATTTGCCGCACCACTTGGATTTGAAGACGCCAAGCACCTGTTATCTAGAACAGGATTTGGCAGCCCCACCTATGCTGAAATCCAATCAATCGCAAAATTAGAGAAAGAAACGGCAGTTGATACGCTTCTTAATGCGAATCAAGCAGATAATTTTCCGCCGCCCTCCTCCGATGTACTGGCATTTGTTTCAAAAAGTGACATCAAAGATCTCTCCGAACAAGACAAACGTGCACTAGCTGCCAAAGTTAGAGGAAATGCCCGATCATTACAGGCTTGGTGGATGGAGAGAATGATCGAGACGCCAAACCCTCTCACAGAAAACATGACCCTATTTTGGCATGGCCACTTTACTTCTGGCGTTGATAAGGTAAAAGAACCTCGTTTAATGTATGCACAAAATGAGTTGCTTCGAAAAGCATCGTTAGGCAATTTTGCAGCGCTACTACATGCCATCGCCAAAGACCCTGCCATGCTGGAATATTTAGATGGCGCGCGCAGCAAAAAGAATAAGCCAAATGAGAACTTTGCCCGTGAGCTATTAGAGCTATACACCATGGGAGAAGGTCATTACACGGAATCCGATATCCAAAACCTAGCAAAAGCCTTTACTGGCTGGACGATTGACCGTGAAACCGGTGAGTTTGTTGAAAACCCCAAACAAATGAATCGTGATGAGAAAACGATTTTTGGGCAACAAGGAAATTGGAGTGGAGATGAGGCAATTGATCTCATTTTATCTAAACCAGAAACCGCTAGTTGGATTACCTCTCGTCTGTGGCAACACTTCATTTCAACGAAACTAGATGATAAAACCAGAAACCAGTTAGCCAAATCATTTGCAAGCAATTACGAAATTAAACCCTTGGTTCGTTCCATTTTGTTATCCCCTGCGTTCTGGGCAAAAGATAATCGAGGCACGCAGATTAAATCCCCTATTGATTTAGCGGTAAGCACCATTCGGCTTTGCCCACCAGAATCAGTGAACTATGAGCAGTTAGTGAATACAACGGCCAGTTGGGGCGAAAAATTAATGGAGCCGCCAAATGTCAAAGGTTGGCCCGGCGGTAACACTTGGATAAATAGTAATACCCTCACCTTGCGTAACCAATGGCTGCAAACCTATGCCGCAGGTAAAAAAGATAAAACTCACAGCAAAGTATCGGTGAAAAGTTGTCTCAATCTTTTACCTAAAGATTTGCCCCTAACGACAGCGTATTTATCTCTCGCAGAAAGCAGCAATCAGCCGGTGATAACCAACTTTGCAGATCTATTTAGTCAACCCGCTTTTCAACTGAAATAA
- the radA gene encoding DNA repair protein RadA — MAKTKSIYVCTECGGTLPKWQGQCPHCQAWNTLQETVVDTGPTRFKSLANTSELQSLESVEALDIPRHPTGLGEFDRVLGGGLVDGAVILIGGDPGIGKSTLLLQTLCSVTDRMQVIYVSGEESAEQIALRAKRLNVQSKGVQLLAEIQLEKILATLEKHRPQLAVIDSIQTIYSEALGSAPGSVGQVRECSAQLTRFAKQSGTTIILVGHVTKEGSLAGPRVLEHIVDTVLYFEGDTHSSFRLIRAFKNRFGAVNELGVFAMTEKGLRGVSNPSALFLSGHESPVAGSCVLVTQEGTRPLLVEVQSLVEDAHGFNPKRLANGMEQNRLAMLLAVLHRFGGLGLFDQDIFLNAVGGVKISEPAADLAILAAIISSFKNRPLKEKLVVFGEVGLAGEIRPVQRGQERLKEAAKLGFHVAIVPAANAPKQPIDGLTIHAVSRIEQALDYFFD; from the coding sequence ATGGCCAAAACTAAATCCATCTATGTATGTACTGAATGTGGCGGCACCTTGCCAAAGTGGCAAGGACAATGTCCTCATTGCCAAGCTTGGAATACATTACAAGAAACTGTGGTGGATACTGGCCCTACACGTTTTAAATCATTAGCTAATACCAGCGAACTACAATCGTTAGAGTCTGTTGAAGCGCTAGATATCCCTAGGCACCCAACCGGATTAGGCGAATTTGATCGTGTTTTAGGTGGTGGTTTGGTCGATGGGGCGGTGATCTTAATTGGTGGTGATCCGGGGATTGGTAAATCTACCTTGCTGCTGCAAACCCTATGCTCCGTGACGGATCGGATGCAGGTGATATATGTATCTGGTGAAGAGTCGGCAGAACAAATTGCATTAAGAGCCAAACGTCTGAATGTGCAATCTAAGGGAGTGCAGCTATTAGCTGAAATTCAACTAGAAAAGATCCTCGCGACGCTTGAAAAACATCGTCCACAATTAGCGGTGATTGATTCTATCCAAACCATTTATTCCGAAGCATTAGGTTCTGCTCCGGGAAGTGTCGGACAAGTAAGAGAGTGTTCTGCGCAATTAACCCGATTTGCAAAGCAAAGCGGTACGACTATTATTTTAGTAGGGCATGTAACCAAAGAAGGTTCATTGGCTGGTCCGCGTGTGTTAGAGCATATTGTGGATACGGTGCTATATTTTGAAGGGGATACGCATTCTAGTTTTAGATTGATTCGTGCCTTTAAAAACCGTTTTGGTGCGGTGAATGAACTAGGCGTCTTTGCCATGACAGAAAAAGGCCTACGAGGGGTAAGCAACCCATCTGCCTTATTTTTATCTGGCCATGAATCACCGGTTGCTGGTAGTTGCGTCTTAGTCACCCAAGAAGGAACCAGACCATTATTAGTCGAAGTGCAGTCTTTAGTGGAAGACGCACACGGGTTTAACCCAAAACGCCTAGCAAATGGGATGGAGCAAAATCGCTTGGCCATGCTATTAGCTGTCTTGCATCGTTTTGGTGGTTTGGGGCTTTTTGATCAGGATATTTTTCTAAATGCCGTCGGTGGCGTCAAAATATCTGAGCCAGCCGCAGATTTAGCTATTTTAGCTGCAATTATTTCTTCTTTTAAAAACCGACCATTAAAAGAAAAACTGGTTGTGTTTGGTGAAGTGGGGCTAGCTGGTGAGATACGACCCGTGCAAAGAGGGCAGGAGCGTTTAAAAGAAGCGGCTAAACTAGGTTTTCATGTCGCGATTGTTCCTGCTGCAAATGCGCCAAAGCAACCGATTGATGGACTAACTATCCATGCTGTATCTAGAATTGAACAAGCATTAGATTACTTTTTTGATTAA
- a CDS encoding response regulator, with protein sequence MSEVKHKVLIVDDNATNRQVLLFLLKQYADDVEVAVNGVEAVEKAEQSQFDLIVMDCHMPVMDGLDACRLIRANEIRTGATPSKIVALTAYGSPENRKDCLEAGMNDFYVKPVSKGMVQQWFGPAEAAKKETETLIPNEERVPKHPGDLAAIEEAILQQLSTLGLSVKTVAAAATLLIHQLPDSCAKLHGAFAAKDRIAVQRIAHTLKGSVGTLTAHQPFQACLALDMLAKREDASWSEMSVQLAEIERWRPAFIAATENLLMRSGFTIN encoded by the coding sequence ATGTCTGAAGTGAAACACAAAGTCCTCATTGTGGATGATAACGCGACGAATCGTCAGGTATTGCTGTTTCTGTTAAAACAATACGCGGATGATGTTGAAGTAGCAGTGAATGGCGTTGAGGCAGTTGAAAAGGCTGAACAATCCCAATTTGACCTGATTGTGATGGATTGTCACATGCCAGTCATGGATGGCTTAGATGCATGTCGGCTGATACGAGCAAATGAAATACGAACAGGTGCTACACCAAGCAAAATTGTTGCATTAACTGCTTATGGTAGCCCAGAAAATCGAAAAGACTGCCTAGAAGCCGGCATGAATGATTTCTATGTTAAACCAGTTAGCAAGGGAATGGTGCAGCAGTGGTTTGGCCCTGCTGAAGCAGCGAAAAAAGAAACTGAAACGCTTATCCCAAATGAAGAGCGTGTGCCTAAACATCCGGGTGATTTAGCTGCAATTGAAGAGGCGATCTTGCAGCAATTATCTACGCTTGGTTTGAGTGTGAAAACCGTTGCTGCCGCTGCTACTTTGTTGATTCATCAGTTACCGGATTCTTGCGCAAAATTGCATGGTGCTTTTGCGGCAAAAGATCGTATCGCCGTTCAACGAATTGCGCATACTTTAAAAGGATCGGTCGGAACACTAACAGCACATCAACCGTTTCAAGCATGTTTAGCTTTAGATATGCTGGCAAAGCGTGAAGATGCTAGCTGGTCTGAAATGTCGGTTCAGTTGGCAGAGATAGAGCGTTGGCGCCCTGCATTTATTGCGGCGACAGAAAACCTATTAATGCGTTCTGGGTTCACCATCAACTAA
- the gluQRS gene encoding tRNA glutamyl-Q(34) synthetase GluQRS — MTYIGRFAPSPTGPLHFGSLFTAIASYLDAKANLGKWLLRIEDIDTPRVMPGATNQILSILDAYGLHWDGEVVYQHQQTAYYQQLLSQLKDKHRAYGCQCSRKEIAEIAHAGVEGPVYPGTCRQQTVSQVRAWRFAMEGAEISFEDQIQGTQHYDIAKSLGDFVLFRADGLVAYQLAVVADDHQAGVTHIVRGIDLIHSTPRQMQLQTALGFTTPMYSHLPIIVSSSGQKLSKQNLATPVTDENPLITWHQVLDLLNQAPPAISEFDSLSSLIDWAISHWNIEKIPKAGEIIERR; from the coding sequence ATGACTTATATAGGCCGCTTTGCCCCCTCTCCTACTGGTCCACTTCACTTTGGTTCGCTCTTTACTGCCATTGCTAGCTATTTAGATGCAAAGGCGAATCTGGGCAAATGGCTTCTCCGCATTGAAGATATTGATACTCCCCGCGTCATGCCTGGAGCAACTAATCAGATTTTAAGCATCTTAGACGCATATGGTTTGCATTGGGATGGAGAGGTCGTCTACCAGCACCAGCAGACGGCTTATTACCAACAATTGTTATCCCAATTAAAAGACAAACATCGTGCCTATGGCTGCCAATGCTCAAGAAAAGAGATTGCAGAAATCGCGCATGCAGGGGTAGAAGGACCAGTCTATCCAGGAACATGCCGGCAACAAACCGTCAGCCAAGTGCGAGCATGGCGTTTCGCTATGGAAGGAGCAGAGATCTCTTTTGAAGATCAAATTCAAGGCACACAACATTACGATATTGCAAAGTCACTAGGGGATTTTGTTTTATTTAGAGCAGATGGTTTGGTCGCTTATCAACTCGCTGTTGTCGCGGATGATCATCAAGCAGGGGTGACGCATATTGTTCGGGGAATAGATCTTATCCATTCCACCCCAAGGCAAATGCAATTACAAACTGCCTTGGGCTTTACAACGCCAATGTATAGCCACCTTCCTATTATCGTCTCTTCTAGTGGGCAAAAGCTCAGCAAGCAAAACCTTGCCACACCAGTTACCGATGAAAATCCACTGATAACATGGCATCAAGTTTTAGACTTGCTGAATCAAGCACCACCTGCAATCAGCGAGTTTGATTCACTCAGTTCACTAATTGATTGGGCGATTAGCCATTGGAACATAGAGAAAATCCCTAAAGCGGGAGAGATTATTGAAAGGCGTTAA
- a CDS encoding YfaP family protein, with the protein MNMQVKIGRMAFLWMLLAATSVHALVIETPTNGWNHSGLTDGTNTEKAAYPYSPIYRGIQSERTMIQGRLRSAGKNRQPGKLIVNGNPMVLYSDKEGYYARPYAFGKGSNSIEVRDAQGSKRVQFYEANPNKQNADIRIITAWDDSQAELDMHVITPDGQHAFFANPVLDGGGGLDVDSVDGAGPEMFSVTAAKHGAYHVYINYWGNFGNGGYHFNESTRQKPMITTTITIITYENTLKEKRETFIVPVRKIGELTLVKSMVF; encoded by the coding sequence ATGAATATGCAAGTTAAGATCGGTAGAATGGCTTTCTTATGGATGCTACTAGCGGCAACTAGTGTGCATGCGTTGGTGATTGAGACGCCAACAAATGGATGGAACCATTCGGGTTTAACAGATGGTACGAATACCGAAAAAGCCGCCTATCCGTATTCCCCTATTTACCGTGGTATTCAATCAGAACGCACCATGATCCAAGGACGGCTTCGTAGCGCAGGAAAAAATCGTCAGCCCGGCAAGCTAATTGTAAATGGTAACCCTATGGTGCTGTATTCAGATAAAGAAGGTTACTACGCCCGCCCATATGCATTTGGTAAAGGTTCTAATAGCATTGAAGTAAGAGATGCACAGGGTAGTAAGCGTGTGCAGTTTTATGAGGCGAATCCAAATAAACAAAACGCAGACATTCGAATAATTACCGCTTGGGATGACAGCCAAGCCGAATTAGATATGCATGTCATTACCCCTGATGGGCAACACGCCTTTTTTGCAAATCCAGTATTAGATGGTGGTGGCGGTTTGGACGTGGATAGCGTCGATGGTGCTGGACCTGAAATGTTCTCTGTGACGGCAGCGAAGCATGGTGCTTATCATGTGTATATCAATTACTGGGGAAATTTTGGCAATGGCGGTTATCACTTTAATGAATCTACCCGCCAAAAACCAATGATTACGACCACCATTACCATTATTACTTATGAAAATACACTAAAGGAAAAGCGTGAAACGTTTATCGTCCCCGTTCGGAAAATAGGGGAGCTTACGTTAGTAAAATCGATGGTTTTTTAA
- a CDS encoding abortive infection family protein, with the protein MALINFLLDSKFEGKLILALQRAVHSEFTESDWIEIGYQTGEHEYIQSHNRLLRSLHFGDEDYGASIFQVLKYLSMHNPDAIQVIIDNTKVNRILQRDAPDLLFELGANVDHVPTVLTKSLLATEVVERALADADSLLKTSGPISCVDRLHTALHGYIRALCTEAGIPDLEGASITTLFKKLRSSHLSFQHLGTRDNEIVRILNGFGTVIDAINTIRNNATVAHPNDSLLSEAEATLAINVIRTLFHYISAKVDQ; encoded by the coding sequence ATGGCACTTATCAATTTCCTTTTGGACTCAAAATTTGAAGGTAAGTTAATTCTAGCGCTTCAACGCGCAGTACATTCAGAATTCACGGAAAGTGACTGGATTGAGATTGGCTACCAAACAGGAGAACATGAGTATATTCAGTCACACAATCGACTTCTAAGAAGTTTGCACTTCGGGGATGAAGATTACGGCGCAAGTATTTTCCAAGTCCTCAAGTATTTGTCTATGCATAACCCTGATGCTATTCAGGTAATTATTGACAACACAAAGGTTAACAGAATACTTCAACGAGATGCTCCAGACTTGCTTTTTGAGCTAGGTGCGAATGTTGATCATGTCCCAACAGTTCTTACTAAATCCCTTTTGGCTACTGAAGTTGTGGAGCGAGCACTAGCAGATGCGGACAGTCTTTTAAAAACTAGTGGGCCAATTAGCTGTGTTGATCGGCTACACACCGCATTACATGGTTACATACGGGCACTGTGTACTGAAGCAGGTATCCCTGACTTAGAAGGTGCCTCAATTACGACGTTGTTTAAAAAACTTCGCTCATCACATCTGTCTTTTCAGCACTTAGGTACCAGAGACAATGAGATAGTTCGAATTTTAAATGGTTTTGGGACTGTCATTGATGCTATCAATACAATAAGAAATAATGCCACGGTTGCTCACCCAAACGACTCATTGCTCAGCGAGGCAGAGGCAACATTAGCGATAAATGTCATTCGTACTCTCTTCCATTACATCAGTGCTAAAGTGGATCAATAA